A segment of the Agromyces sp. H17E-10 genome:
CGGGCCTTGAGGCCTCCGACGCCGCCGACCGCCTCCTGCTCGACGAGGCGGCCGATCGGCTCGCCGCGACGCCCGCGGGCGAGATCGTCGTCATCGATGACTCGTACGGTGCGCTCGCGCTCGGTGCCGCCGAACTCGCGGGCTCCGATGCGACCGGTCCGATCCGCGTCCACCAGGACCTCATCACGGGCGAGCGCGCGCTCGCCGCGAACGCCGATCGTCTCGGCCGAAGCGGTGCAGTCGTCTCGCTGCCCCTCGGCCCCGGGCTCGTCCACGGTGCCCGGCTCGTCGTCGCTCGACTGCCCCGGTCGCTCGACCGGCTCGACGAGGTCGCCGCGCTCGTCGCCGGTCACGCGGCATCCGATGCCGTGCTCGTCGCCGGCGGCCGCATCAAGCACATGTCGCCGGCGATGAACGAGGTGCTCGGGCGGTACTTCGCCCGGGTCGACGTGTCGCACGCGCGGCAGAAGTCGCGGGTGCTGACGGCGTCGGGTCTCGATACGCGTGCTCCTTCGTCGCTCGCTACTCGACCACCGGAGGGGCGTGCTCCTTCGTTGCTCGCTACTCGACCACCGGAGGGGCGTGCTCCTGCGACGCTCGCTGCTCGACCACCGGAGGGCGAGTGGCCGCACCGCGAGCGGCACGACGATCTCGGCCTCGACGTCGTCGCGCACGGCGGGGTGTTCGCGGGCACGGGCGTCGACATCGGCACGCGCTTCCTGCTCGCCCACCTGGGCGGGGCGATGCCGGATGCCGCGACCGCGGTCGACCTCGCCTGCGGCACGGGCGTCGTCGCGGCGTGGCTCGCGCGCGAGCGCCCCGGTCTCGGCGTCGTCGCGACCGATCGTTCGGCCTCGGCCGCGGCATCCGCCCGCCTGACCGCCGCGGCGAACGGCGTCGCGGATCGCGTCGAGGTGACCCAGGCCGACGGCCTCGAACGGCTCGCCGACGCGAGCGAGCGGCTCGTCGTGCTGAATCCGCCGTTCCACAGCGACGCTGCGCTGTCGACCGGCATCGCCGCGCACCTGTTCGCCGACGCCGCGCGCGTGCTCGAGCCCGGCGGCGAGCTGTGGTGCGTGTGGAACTCGCACCTGCGCTACCGGCCCCTGCTCGAACGCGCCGTCGGCCCGACACGGCAGATCGCGCGCAACCCCAAGTTCACCGTGACGGCGTCGAGGCGCGACGGGTGAGCGGCGAGCCGCGGCCCGTCGACGGTCGCGACCCGGGCTCGGCGCACGAGCGGGAGCTCACCGCGGTCGAGCGCGCCATCGACCGGGCGGCGCACCGGCTGCTCGCGGGGGCGCCCGACCGGGGCATCCGCGCCGGGCTCGTGGAGTTCCTGGTCTTCGGCGCCAAGC
Coding sequences within it:
- a CDS encoding class I SAM-dependent methyltransferase, giving the protein MALDFGALRRHPDVEGPGLEASDAADRLLLDEAADRLAATPAGEIVVIDDSYGALALGAAELAGSDATGPIRVHQDLITGERALAANADRLGRSGAVVSLPLGPGLVHGARLVVARLPRSLDRLDEVAALVAGHAASDAVLVAGGRIKHMSPAMNEVLGRYFARVDVSHARQKSRVLTASGLDTRAPSSLATRPPEGRAPSLLATRPPEGRAPATLAARPPEGEWPHRERHDDLGLDVVAHGGVFAGTGVDIGTRFLLAHLGGAMPDAATAVDLACGTGVVAAWLARERPGLGVVATDRSASAAASARLTAAANGVADRVEVTQADGLERLADASERLVVLNPPFHSDAALSTGIAAHLFADAARVLEPGGELWCVWNSHLRYRPLLERAVGPTRQIARNPKFTVTASRRDG